One genomic region from Pseudoduganella lutea encodes:
- a CDS encoding MotA/TolQ/ExbB proton channel family protein → MLAIFQAAGWPIWLLLIASIVATALIIERLMTLRRARIVPPNLLDEVVRVYRSGSITPDITGKLETSSPLGVVLSAALRNVNAPREVMKESIEEAGNGVAHTLERFLTTLGTIATLAPLMGLFGTVVGMIEIFGSQNPAGANPAQLAHGISVALYNTGFGLAIAMPTLVFYRHFRALVDSYVIQMEQQAVRFVDIVHDSRK, encoded by the coding sequence TTGCTCGCCATCTTTCAAGCCGCCGGCTGGCCGATCTGGCTGCTGCTGATCGCTTCCATCGTTGCCACCGCGCTGATCATCGAACGCCTGATGACGCTGCGCCGGGCCCGCATCGTTCCACCGAACCTGCTCGATGAAGTGGTGCGCGTCTACCGCAGCGGCAGCATCACCCCGGACATCACCGGCAAGCTGGAAACGAGTTCGCCGCTGGGCGTGGTGCTGTCGGCCGCGCTGCGCAACGTGAACGCACCGCGCGAGGTCATGAAGGAATCGATCGAAGAGGCGGGCAACGGCGTGGCGCACACGCTGGAGCGCTTCCTGACGACGCTGGGCACGATCGCCACGCTGGCGCCCCTGATGGGCCTGTTCGGCACGGTGGTCGGCATGATCGAGATCTTCGGCTCGCAGAATCCGGCCGGCGCCAATCCGGCGCAGCTTGCCCACGGGATTTCCGTGGCGCTCTACAACACCGGTTTCGGCCTGGCCATCGCCATGCCCACGCTGGTGTTCTACCGGCACTTCCGCGCGCTGGTGGACAGCTACGTGATCCAGATGGAGCAGCAGGCCGTGCGCTTCGTCGACATCGTCCACGATTCACGTAAATGA